The window AGCGTCTCGATACCGAGAGGCGACTGATCGAGGACGGTTCGACCGTCTCGGCTGATCGAGAGTGTCGGTCGAGCGTCTGTCGGTACGTCGAGCGTCGCGACGAGTCCTGTTGATGGTGCGTGCGTTTGCATGATTGCGTTCTGCGGCCGCCGATACAGTCGAGTCGCGGGACACTCCCAAGGTGTATCGGCAGTCAGTTACCCGCATTTCCCGACTGTGATAATTCAATCTACCGGTCCGCGAGAAGCGCCAGCACCGCGCTACGGTGCGGTTCCGACGTCGTCGCATCGTCCTGGCCACGAGCCGAAGTATATACATAATTGGTTGTGAAATTCAGTCTTGTATGATAAATATATCCACACTTCGAGTCGGTATTGTCGGTCTGGGTGGCATGGGGCATCACCACACAGAGCTGGCCCAGAACCACGGCCACAAGGTCGTCGCCGGCGTCGACGTCTCGCCCGACGCCTGTGAGCACTTCGAGAACAAATGGGTAGATGTCGAGACCTACGAGAGTCACGAGGCGATGTACGACGACGCGCAACCGGACGCAGTCGTCGTGACGACGCCGAACAAGTTCCACGCGCCCGCCGCGATCGACGCGTTCGAGCGTGACATCAGCGTCCTGACCGAGAAACCGCTGGCCAACACCCTGGAGAACGCCGAGGCCATCGCCCGGGCCCACGAGGCCTCCGACGGCGTCGGGATGGTCGGATTCCACAACCGTTTCGCTTCGCTGTCGAGCGTGGCCCATGACTACGTCACAGACGGCGACTTCGGCGAGGTCAACCACGTCGAGACGGCCTACGTCCGTCGCCGCGGCGTCCCCGGACGGGGCACGTGGTTCGTCTCCAAGGAACTGTCTGGCGGCGGGTCACTGGTCGACATCGGCGTCCACATCCTCGATCTGACACTGCATCTGATGGACTTCCCGGAGATCGAACACGTCTCAGGCACCACCCGTCAGGAGTTCGGTGGCGAGGACGACTACACTTACCTCCATATGTGGGGTGACGACGCCGAAGGCGAACTCGACTTCGACGTTGAGGACTCGGCGACTGCGCTCATCCACACCGTCGACGGGCGCACGATCAATCTGGAGGTTGCG of the Haloprofundus salilacus genome contains:
- a CDS encoding Gfo/Idh/MocA family protein, which produces MINISTLRVGIVGLGGMGHHHTELAQNHGHKVVAGVDVSPDACEHFENKWVDVETYESHEAMYDDAQPDAVVVTTPNKFHAPAAIDAFERDISVLTEKPLANTLENAEAIARAHEASDGVGMVGFHNRFASLSSVAHDYVTDGDFGEVNHVETAYVRRRGVPGRGTWFVSKELSGGGSLVDIGVHILDLTLHLMDFPEIEHVSGTTRQEFGGEDDYTYLHMWGDDAEGELDFDVEDSATALIHTVDGRTINLEVAWASNSPGRKSIKLRGTDGGATLDLQDGDLTLHGTSDRGRAHHTDTDIETTGIDEKEAETEMFYDAVATGEEPELNTVEQALTVQRVLDSIYRSSERGGETVQVDTIYRSNERGGETVQIND